A genomic region of Dreissena polymorpha isolate Duluth1 chromosome 4, UMN_Dpol_1.0, whole genome shotgun sequence contains the following coding sequences:
- the LOC127877059 gene encoding uncharacterized protein LOC127877059, producing the protein MAFFNPYWVANKLDEIDDETEYKSSVILIGIDSLSRSNAIRSLPKTLQYLRDDLEAFDFMGLRKVGLNTFPNLIPLLTGRPHTDFPNYMQGKDFADSIPLIWKENCTARTATAFIEDCPGISMFNYLKPGFYKQPSEYYFRSFEVARRKFKPMIFTSLGKDSKDCYGQKNVFVLMKEYFKGFLKVYREKRKFALFWATHVGHDYVNHVRRFDEPLLEMLQWMKREINLENIMLIFFGDHGFRMGGLALTHIGREENNNHALIIHVPKQLKVNVENILFKNTARLVSHYDIYKPCYMDRQSNRGIFSNKKLFLVWMNENNNLYMQPGGNLATV; encoded by the exons ATGGCATTCTTCAATCCGTATTGGGTCGCAAACAAGCTAGACGAAATCGACGATGAAACAGAATATAAATCAAGTGTCATCCTTATTGGGATTGATtcactttcaaggtcaaatgctaTCAGAAGCCTTCCAAAAACTCTGCAATATCTTCGCGATGATCTCGAGGCTTTTGATTTCATGGGGCTACGTAAGGTAGGGTTGAATACGTTTCCAAATTTAATACCACTTCTTACGGGAAGACCACATACCGACTTTCCCAATTATATGCAGGGCAAAGATTTCGCCGATTCAATACCTTTAATCTGGAAGGAGAACTGTACCGCTAGAACCGCAACAGCTTTTATTGAAGACTGTCCGGGCATTTCCATGTTCAACTATTTGAAACCTGGATTTTACAAGCAACCATCTGAATATTATTTCCGCTCTTTTGAAGTTGCACGGCGCAAATTCAAGCCGATGATTTTTACATCTCTAGGAAAAGATTCTAAGGACTGTTACGgacagaaaaatgtgtttgtgttgatGAAGGAgtattttaaaggatttcttAAAGTGTATAGAGAAAAGCGCAAATTTGCCCTGTTCTGGGCGACCCACGTTGGGCACGATTATGTAAACCATGTCCGGCGATTCGACGAACCTTTACTTGAAATGTTACAGTGGATGAAACGAGAAATAAATCTGGAAAACATTATGTTAATTTTCTTTGGTGACCACGGCTTTCGAATGGGCGGTTTAGCCTTGACGCATATCGGGCGAGAAGAGAATAACAATCACGCGCTTATTATACATGTACCAAAGCAGTTGAAGGTAAACgtggaaaatatactttttaagaaCACAGCAAGACTTGTTAGTCATTATGATATTTACAAACCAT GCTACATGGATCGGCAGTCGAATCGTGGTATCTTCAGCAACAAGAAGCTCTTCCTAGTATGGATGAACGAGAATAACAACCTGTACATGCAGCCTGGTGGCAACCTTGCCACAGTCTGA